One stretch of Brachyhypopomus gauderio isolate BG-103 chromosome 10, BGAUD_0.2, whole genome shotgun sequence DNA includes these proteins:
- the gdnfa gene encoding glial cell line-derived neurotrophic factor encodes MKLWDVLAMCLLLLTSTPARPVFPRPKRTPLPALRAEPLAPHHPTLNTRPESASLKRASLDEQYDINDLDPEQFDNVMDFIEAAIGRLRRSPEDDSGSEGRRVKGRQRGAANMERGSQGRSGRKKSRGRGGGRASKGVRDELVKGQGRGCLLKEIHLNVTDLGLGYQTKEELIFRYCSGPCYDSETNYDKILNNLSHNRKLDKESPSQICCRPVAFDDDLSFLDDNLEYHTLKKHSAKKCACI; translated from the exons ATGAAGTTATGGGATGTTCTAGCCATGTGTTTGTTGCTCCTGACCTCGACGCCCGCCCGCCCCGTGTTCCCCAGGCCGAAGAGAACACCCCTGCCTGCCCTGCGTGCTGAACCCCtcgccccccaccaccccaccctaaACACCCGCCCCGAATCCGCAAGCCTCAAACGCGCCTCCTTGGATGAACAAT ATGACATCAACGATCTAGATCCGGAGCAGTTTGACAATGTAATGGACTTCATTGAAGCAGCTATTGGTAGATTGCGGAGGTCTCCGGAAGACGACAGCGGCTCAGAGGGCAGGAGGGTCAAAGGGCGGCAGAGAGGAGCAGCaaacatggagagagggagCCAAGGGCGATCCGGGAGGAAGAAGAGTCGAGGACGTGGCGGGGGACGTGCGAGCAAAGGGGTCCGAGACGAACTGGTCAAAGGTCAGGGCCGCGGGTGCCTTCTTAAGGAGATCCACCTCAATGTCACAGACCTGGGGTTGGGCTACCAGACCAAAGAGGAGCTGATCTTCAGGTACTGCAGCGGTCCCTGTTATGACTCAGAGACCAACTACGACAAGATCCTGAACAACCTCAGCCACAACAGGAAGCTGGACAAAGAGTCCCCCTCGCAAATCTGCTGCCGACCGGTCGCTTTCGATGACGACCTGTCATTCTTGGATGACAACCTGGAGTACCACACGCTCAAGAAACATTCCGCCAAGAAGTGCGCTTGCATTTGA